The genomic interval AACGACACATTTCGTTTTACGAACTGAGTCTAAGATTGCTTTTTCGTCCAAAGGTTTAATCGTGTGCATATTTATTACTTCTGCACTGATTCCTTGTTCTGCTAATTGTTGTGCTGCTTCAATGGATTTCCAGACTAAATGCCCACAAGCAATGATAGTTACATCGGTTCCTTCAATCAATAAATCTGCTTTACCAATGATGAATTTCGCATCTGGTTGAACAAAAATTGGAACAACTGGTCTTCCAAAACGCAGGTAGACAGGTCCAAAATGATCTGCAATTGCCATTGTAGCTTGTTTCGTTTGATTGAAATCCGCAGGAACAATCACTGTCATATTTGGCAACATGCGCATCATTCCAATATCTTCCAATATTTGGTGAGTTGCGCCATCTTCACCTAAAGTTAATCCTGCATGAGAAGCACAGATTTTTACATTTTTCTGAGAGTATGCAACAGATTGGCGAATTTGATCGTAAACACGGCCAGTAGAGAAATTAGCGAAAGTTCCCGTGTAAGGAATTTTTCCACCAATAGTCATACCTGCAGCCATACCAATCATATTTGCTTCTGCAATACCAGCTTGAAAAAAGCGTTCAGGAAATTCCTTTAAGAATGCGTCCATCTTCAGAGAGCCCGTTAAATCAGCGCATAATGCAACCACATCTGGATTTTTGCGACCAATTTCTAATAAACCTTCACCAAAACCAGATCTGGTATCCTTTTTTCCTAAAATTTCAAATTGCTTCATTGCTATAAATTAATCGAAGTTGTTTTATTGGATTGTATTTTAAAATTCTTTTCAGTAGTGTAAGTAGTAGATTTCATTTGCTTTTGTCTAAAAACCAAGCGATAATTTCCTGGTTGAAGATAAATCAAGCCTTTCAAATTCACTTGGTCTAAGTTGCAAACCCATTCCGCATTTCCATTCTCTCGAATGACAAATATCTGAGCAGCTATCATTTTTGTTGCACTGTAATTCAATTGTCCAGGAGCTGGAAGATCGATTGTTTCAGTGGTACTTTGTTTGATTTGAACTGAATGATAAATTCGAGGAAGTGTCAGTAGTTCGACTTCGTAATTTCCTACGATGTATTTATCCGTTGATCCTACCAACTGGGTGTTCAATGTTTTTTCATCCGTTTTTTGATAAACCCTTGACAGTACCTGATAAGGACTTGTTGCATTCGTAAATCGC from Fluviicola taffensis DSM 16823 carries:
- a CDS encoding transketolase family protein, whose protein sequence is MKQFEILGKKDTRSGFGEGLLEIGRKNPDVVALCADLTGSLKMDAFLKEFPERFFQAGIAEANMIGMAAGMTIGGKIPYTGTFANFSTGRVYDQIRQSVAYSQKNVKICASHAGLTLGEDGATHQILEDIGMMRMLPNMTVIVPADFNQTKQATMAIADHFGPVYLRFGRPVVPIFVQPDAKFIIGKADLLIEGTDVTIIACGHLVWKSIEAAQQLAEQGISAEVINMHTIKPLDEKAILDSVRKTKCVVTAEEHMLNGGLGDAVAQVLARHLPSPQEYVGVNDTFGESGTPDELMVKYGLDTPNIVEAVKKVIKRK